The following are from one region of the Gemmatimonadales bacterium genome:
- a CDS encoding PDZ domain-containing protein codes for MRHLIALGLTVGIVAPAMAQTEVIIRRPGEKDQVIHVDSTRNGSYSFKWDSNTFKWDQAPVREQAMLLNRQAETLRNELSSRRFDSLMSQLSHMKIESLNVQRLATRSRQAQDEMKSAMTNMNRAMERINRRQPHLGVVIETAPRGTDSYGAYISAVTPGSPAEKAGIMAGDIITRIAGQSVLGKSGRNDDEESASPGLRLITLISALKPGKQVDVELRRGSSTRTVKVTPQEDDDVITLNMMPKIAQGFGEGFGTGVGVGEVSPRVRLQATPMPPMAMSQGFAFDNAVPSASTFYISGTNSLFGNLELTAMNDKLGSYFGTGEGVLVVNTMTARRPFMIQSRGADSAYRVGRGSATARARVDTFDTDGNRMEQPKTSTLGLEPGDVIVSVDGRKVTTPSQLMRIVATYDHGDEFKLQIMRQKHAETLPVKMP; via the coding sequence ATGCGTCATCTCATCGCACTCGGCCTCACCGTTGGCATCGTGGCTCCTGCCATGGCGCAGACCGAAGTGATCATCCGCCGGCCGGGGGAGAAGGATCAGGTGATCCACGTCGATTCCACGCGAAACGGGTCGTACTCGTTCAAGTGGGACTCGAACACCTTCAAGTGGGATCAGGCACCTGTGCGCGAGCAGGCGATGCTCCTCAATCGCCAGGCGGAAACGCTGCGGAATGAGCTCTCGAGCCGTCGGTTCGACTCGTTGATGTCGCAACTGTCCCACATGAAGATCGAGTCCCTCAACGTGCAACGTCTCGCCACGCGCTCGCGCCAGGCGCAGGACGAAATGAAGAGCGCGATGACCAACATGAATCGCGCGATGGAGCGGATCAACCGCCGCCAGCCGCATCTCGGCGTGGTGATCGAAACGGCGCCGCGCGGGACCGACAGTTACGGGGCCTACATCAGTGCAGTCACGCCGGGGAGTCCCGCGGAAAAGGCGGGGATCATGGCGGGTGACATCATCACGCGGATCGCCGGCCAGTCGGTACTGGGCAAGTCCGGGCGCAACGATGACGAAGAGTCGGCATCGCCGGGGCTCCGGCTCATCACGCTGATCTCCGCGCTCAAGCCCGGCAAGCAGGTCGACGTCGAGCTCCGCCGCGGCAGCTCGACGCGGACCGTGAAGGTCACGCCGCAGGAAGACGACGACGTGATCACGTTGAACATGATGCCGAAAATCGCCCAGGGATTCGGCGAAGGATTCGGGACTGGCGTCGGCGTCGGTGAAGTAAGCCCGCGGGTCCGGCTGCAGGCAACGCCGATGCCGCCGATGGCGATGTCCCAGGGCTTCGCGTTCGACAATGCGGTGCCGTCGGCATCGACGTTCTACATCTCGGGCACCAATTCGCTCTTCGGCAACCTCGAGCTGACGGCGATGAACGACAAGCTCGGCTCGTACTTCGGCACTGGCGAGGGAGTCCTGGTCGTGAATACCATGACCGCGCGCCGCCCATTCATGATCCAGAGCAGGGGCGCCGACTCGGCGTACCGGGTCGGGCGCGGATCCGCTACGGCTCGTGCGCGGGTCGACACCTTCGACACCGACGGCAACCGGATGGAGCAACCGAAGACGAGCACCCTCGGTCTCGAACCGGGCGACGTGATCGTTTCGGTCGACGGTCGCAAGGTGACGACCCCATCACAGCTGATGCGGATCGTGGCGACCTACGATCACGGCGATGAATTCAAGCTGCAGATCATGCGGCAGAAGCATGCCGAAACCCTTCCGGTCAAGATGCCCTGA
- a CDS encoding DUF983 domain-containing protein, translating into MTRRPMLFLRALVLRCPHCGRGGIFRHWFAMKEHCPACGLSLATGNRVGAYILNLFTAESLLLVILVVVVVERWPNPPWNLLQWLVPICALLAPLAFYPFSKLVFVAIDLAMHPGAEPDRLVHEIGSEPGASGRS; encoded by the coding sequence GTGACTCGCCGGCCGATGCTCTTCCTCCGTGCGCTGGTGCTGCGATGCCCGCATTGCGGCAGGGGCGGCATCTTCCGACACTGGTTTGCGATGAAGGAGCACTGTCCCGCCTGCGGTCTGTCGCTCGCCACGGGGAACCGCGTCGGCGCGTACATCCTCAACCTCTTTACCGCCGAATCGCTGCTGCTGGTGATCCTCGTGGTCGTCGTGGTGGAACGGTGGCCCAATCCGCCGTGGAATCTCCTGCAGTGGCTGGTGCCGATCTGTGCGCTCCTCGCGCCACTCGCGTTCTACCCGTTTTCCAAGCTCGTCTTCGTTGCGATCGACCTGGCGATGCATCCGGGTGCCGAGCCGGATCGACTGGTGCACGAGATCGGGAGTGAACCGGGCGCGTCTGGCAGGTCGTAG
- a CDS encoding phosphatase PAP2 family protein → MRSSVRIAILAVVAIVLAHLGDRWAFRHLVSPGIYDRDLGRMLRTVGYLPIWLLMALALWLETRNTRRALLLALVPTAGGALCEILKILLRRERPGLHQGAYYFRPFSIQPFKTTDIGLPSSHALVAFSGAWLLCRFYPRAWPVWVGLATACAITRVEAQAHFLSDVTVGAVVAYFLVALIWRKWRD, encoded by the coding sequence ATGCGCTCTTCGGTTCGAATTGCCATCCTGGCGGTGGTGGCGATCGTCCTGGCCCACCTCGGCGACAGATGGGCGTTCCGTCATCTCGTCAGCCCGGGAATCTACGACCGCGACCTCGGCCGGATGTTGCGTACCGTCGGCTACCTCCCGATCTGGCTGCTCATGGCGCTGGCGCTCTGGCTCGAGACCCGGAACACGCGGCGAGCGCTGCTGCTGGCGCTGGTTCCGACCGCGGGGGGCGCGCTCTGCGAGATCCTCAAGATTTTGCTGCGCCGAGAGCGACCGGGGCTGCATCAGGGTGCCTACTACTTCCGCCCATTCAGCATCCAGCCGTTCAAGACCACGGACATCGGATTGCCGAGCAGTCATGCGCTGGTGGCATTCAGCGGCGCGTGGTTGCTGTGCCGATTCTATCCGCGTGCATGGCCGGTTTGGGTTGGGCTCGCGACGGCGTGCGCCATCACGCGTGTCGAGGCGCAGGCGCACTTCCTCAGCGACGTGACGGTGGGAGCAGTGGTCGCGTACTTCCTCGTCGCGCTGATCTGGAGGAAGTGGCGGGACTAA
- a CDS encoding DUF3187 family protein produces MRPTSMRLFAAAAVALGASAAPAALAAQDIPPYVPANPLLASRSALYLQPFIAPHGGWQVRILGDYYNAIEVADAPVAGGGFHSTLFDAEVLQADVWATKEISSHAFVIANLPIRGGYNGFLDGFLNWYHRLIGIAVPARNQQPDNQFQWRFTLPDTVVSRDAPGTFIGDARVGGGLRFGRAELIGTVTAPTGNTDGWTRHTIGTSVTLVADVVRNDRITLDAGATGGITPRNGPPSIAQFERTAFAGGFAGLRWRFAGRQAVFGTAWVQSANWQGTGWDAWDNGEVTTDFGFLLRPSRHGPELQLGMTQDLIPRGPAMDVGFTIGLRWH; encoded by the coding sequence ATGCGACCGACTTCGATGCGCCTTTTCGCCGCCGCCGCGGTTGCTCTCGGCGCATCCGCCGCGCCCGCTGCGCTCGCGGCGCAGGACATCCCGCCATACGTGCCGGCCAATCCGCTGCTGGCATCGCGAAGCGCGCTCTATCTCCAGCCGTTCATTGCACCGCACGGGGGATGGCAGGTCCGGATCCTCGGCGACTACTACAACGCAATCGAAGTCGCCGACGCACCGGTGGCCGGCGGAGGATTCCACAGCACGCTCTTCGACGCCGAGGTCCTGCAAGCTGACGTCTGGGCCACCAAGGAGATTTCGTCGCATGCATTCGTGATCGCGAATCTTCCGATTCGCGGCGGATACAATGGCTTTCTCGACGGGTTCCTCAACTGGTATCACCGGCTGATCGGCATCGCCGTCCCGGCGCGGAACCAGCAGCCGGACAATCAATTCCAGTGGCGGTTCACCCTCCCCGACACCGTCGTCTCACGCGATGCACCGGGAACGTTCATCGGCGACGCGCGGGTCGGTGGCGGGCTCCGGTTCGGCCGCGCCGAACTGATCGGCACGGTGACTGCGCCGACAGGGAACACCGACGGGTGGACGCGTCACACCATCGGAACGTCAGTCACGCTGGTCGCCGATGTCGTGCGCAACGATCGCATCACCCTCGACGCGGGCGCGACCGGGGGAATCACGCCGCGGAACGGACCGCCTTCGATTGCGCAATTCGAACGGACTGCATTTGCCGGAGGTTTTGCCGGCCTTCGTTGGCGTTTCGCCGGACGCCAGGCGGTCTTCGGCACCGCCTGGGTTCAGTCAGCCAATTGGCAGGGAACCGGGTGGGACGCCTGGGACAATGGCGAGGTCACCACCGACTTCGGCTTCCTCCTTCGCCCGTCGCGCCATGGTCCGGAGCTTCAACTTGGCATGACGCAGGACCTCATTCCACGCGGCCCTGCGATGGATGTCGGCTTCACGATCGGATTGCGTTGGCATTGA
- a CDS encoding oxidative damage protection protein produces the protein MATVHCVRCGRDGERQAFKPFGNELGQRIYDSICKDCWGDWLKQQQQLINHYGLIPHQPKAREFLLRNLEQFLFGAGAADRVP, from the coding sequence ATGGCGACAGTGCATTGCGTCCGCTGCGGTCGTGACGGCGAACGGCAGGCGTTCAAGCCGTTCGGGAACGAGCTGGGGCAGCGGATCTACGATTCGATCTGCAAGGATTGCTGGGGCGACTGGCTCAAGCAGCAGCAACAGCTGATCAACCACTATGGATTGATCCCTCACCAGCCCAAGGCGCGGGAATTCCTCCTCCGTAACCTGGAACAGTTCCTCTTCGGAGCGGGGGCGGCAGACCGCGTGCCCTAG
- a CDS encoding DUF5916 domain-containing protein produces MKSPTYLLFLTAASLGAQAPAVRIPRIDAQPAIDGVLDEPVWQQAARLDQFKQYRPVDSRPAEDSTVVLVWYSPTAIYFGIRAYDREPSLVHATLSGRDNIASDDEITIYLDTFNDRRRAYVFGSNPLGVQDDGVRSEGGFSTSSNSPGTLDRNPDFIYESKGQRTAFGYVIEMRIPFKSLRYAGGNEQTWGINVDRITQRTGYEDTWTDVRRASESFLAQDGTITGIHGIHRGVVTEVQPEMTAQLEGNRTPGGSFERGNVEPSLGGNARLGFTSVTLDGTVNPDFSQVESDAGLVTINQRFALFYPERRPFFLEGIELFASPNNLVYTRTIVDPAGGLKLTGKFGPWTVAHLTAIDEPTGAPEALANMTRIRHDIGSNSVAGVTVTDREADGMFNRVASADTRILFGKVYYVQAQLAGSSTRDSSNGATRSAPLWDLEYDRTGRAWGFNYLATGIDQDFSAQSGFVPRTGVVMSHAYNRFSWYGARGAAIEQFSVFGGTQQIWNYDDFLHRRPIEGDGDITATLRLRGGWNLTANGADAFTRFDRSTYASYAVQSGDLVVPFVVPSGIFGAWNDGITVATPLFQHYEASVNVSGGTTPIFPEAARGTAFNVNASLTVRASSSVRAFATLTYSRLRRANDGSEFARTIIPRLKVEVQPTRALFVRVVAQYLSQRQAALQDGATGLPVAIAGVPAVASRSDSLRVDWLLSYQPHPGTEFFLGYGSTLEGDRPFTFRYLTRQQDGFFVKLAYLFRR; encoded by the coding sequence GTGAAATCCCCGACATATCTGCTCTTCCTCACCGCGGCGTCGCTCGGCGCGCAGGCGCCAGCGGTGCGCATTCCTCGGATCGACGCCCAGCCCGCGATCGACGGCGTCCTCGACGAACCGGTCTGGCAACAGGCGGCGCGTCTCGACCAGTTCAAGCAGTACCGCCCGGTCGACTCGCGCCCCGCCGAGGACTCGACCGTCGTTCTGGTCTGGTACTCGCCGACCGCCATCTATTTCGGCATTCGCGCCTACGACCGCGAACCATCACTGGTGCACGCCACGCTCTCGGGACGCGACAATATCGCGAGCGATGACGAGATCACCATCTATCTCGACACCTTCAACGACCGGCGCCGCGCGTACGTCTTCGGAAGCAACCCGCTCGGCGTGCAGGATGATGGCGTGCGAAGCGAAGGGGGCTTCTCCACGTCGTCGAATTCACCCGGGACGCTCGATCGCAATCCCGACTTCATCTACGAGAGCAAGGGCCAGCGTACCGCATTCGGGTACGTGATCGAGATGCGGATTCCGTTCAAGTCGTTGCGATACGCCGGCGGCAACGAGCAGACGTGGGGAATCAACGTCGACCGGATCACGCAGCGCACCGGCTACGAGGACACCTGGACCGATGTCCGGCGGGCCAGCGAGTCGTTCCTGGCGCAGGACGGCACCATCACCGGGATTCACGGGATTCATCGCGGCGTCGTCACCGAAGTGCAGCCTGAAATGACGGCGCAGCTCGAAGGGAACCGGACTCCCGGCGGCTCATTCGAGCGCGGCAACGTCGAGCCAAGCCTCGGCGGAAACGCGCGACTCGGCTTCACCAGCGTCACGCTGGACGGCACGGTCAACCCCGATTTCTCGCAGGTGGAATCGGACGCCGGGCTGGTGACGATCAACCAGCGCTTTGCGCTCTTCTATCCCGAGCGCCGGCCGTTCTTTCTCGAAGGGATCGAACTCTTCGCGTCGCCGAACAACCTTGTCTACACGCGGACGATCGTCGATCCGGCCGGTGGACTGAAGCTCACCGGCAAGTTCGGTCCGTGGACGGTGGCACACCTGACTGCGATCGATGAGCCGACTGGCGCGCCCGAAGCGCTCGCCAACATGACGCGGATCCGGCACGATATCGGGTCGAATTCGGTGGCCGGCGTCACGGTCACCGATCGCGAAGCGGACGGCATGTTCAATCGCGTGGCGTCAGCCGACACGCGGATTCTCTTCGGCAAAGTGTATTACGTCCAGGCGCAGCTGGCCGGATCGTCGACGCGCGATTCTTCGAACGGTGCCACCCGGTCGGCACCGCTTTGGGATCTCGAGTACGACCGCACCGGCCGCGCGTGGGGGTTCAACTATCTCGCCACCGGCATTGACCAGGACTTCTCGGCGCAGAGCGGATTCGTGCCGCGCACCGGCGTGGTGATGTCCCACGCGTACAACCGCTTCTCGTGGTATGGTGCGCGCGGCGCCGCGATCGAGCAGTTCTCGGTCTTCGGCGGGACGCAGCAGATCTGGAATTACGACGACTTCCTCCATCGCCGGCCGATCGAGGGCGACGGCGACATCACGGCGACGCTCCGGCTCCGCGGCGGCTGGAATCTCACCGCGAACGGCGCCGATGCCTTCACCCGCTTCGATCGGTCGACGTACGCGTCATACGCGGTGCAATCCGGCGATCTCGTGGTGCCGTTCGTGGTGCCGAGCGGGATCTTTGGGGCATGGAATGACGGGATTACGGTGGCGACGCCGCTCTTTCAGCACTACGAAGCGTCGGTCAATGTGTCTGGCGGGACAACACCGATCTTTCCGGAAGCTGCGCGCGGCACCGCGTTCAACGTCAACGCATCACTGACGGTGCGGGCGTCGAGTTCGGTCCGGGCGTTCGCGACGCTGACCTATTCGCGGCTGCGACGTGCGAACGATGGGAGCGAGTTCGCGCGCACGATCATTCCGCGGCTCAAGGTCGAAGTTCAGCCGACGCGGGCGCTCTTCGTGCGGGTCGTGGCGCAGTACCTCTCGCAGCGCCAGGCCGCGCTTCAGGACGGTGCCACGGGTTTGCCGGTCGCGATCGCGGGGGTACCCGCTGTCGCGTCGCGATCCGACTCCCTGCGGGTCGACTGGCTCCTCTCCTACCAGCCGCACCCGGGAACGGAGTTCTTCCTGGGATACGGCTCGACCCTCGAAGGGGACAGGCCCTTCACCTTCCGGTACCTGACGCGTCAGCAGGACGGCTTCTTCGTGAAATTGGCGTATCTCTTCCGGCGATAG
- a CDS encoding metallophosphoesterase: MSSDEQGGDGIDRRGFLKCMAWAGTGVVWGMKAGVPTSFAVSRLGDLTAEERGSIFFAQVSDSHIGFNKAANSDVTATLRQAVDRLNALPQQPAFILHTGDITQLAKASEFDTASEVLKGARTERIIYVPGEHDVAGDNGAAYLQRYGRGTRGGGWQSFDHSGVHFVGLVNVLNLKAGGLGALGDEQLAWLRRDLAGVSASTPVVVFAHIPLWNVYPEWGWGTDDSAEALALLKRFGSVTVLNGHIHQIMQKVEGNVAFHTAMSTAFPQPAPGTAPGPGPMTVDAGRLTSVLGIANVTYIPGRTHLAVVDRTLSGEAPAFDLATRDAANAQRSARKTIALGAGEIGIDNFAFTPPVLRVKAGDTVTWINQDDVPHLIVNVEKKFNPSTVLDTDQRYRTVIRSPGTYHYYCSLHPRMTGTIVAS; encoded by the coding sequence ATGAGCAGCGACGAACAGGGCGGCGACGGCATCGACCGGCGCGGATTCCTCAAGTGCATGGCGTGGGCGGGGACCGGAGTGGTCTGGGGGATGAAGGCCGGTGTGCCAACCTCCTTCGCGGTGTCGCGCCTGGGCGATCTCACCGCCGAGGAGCGCGGGAGCATCTTCTTCGCCCAGGTCAGCGATTCCCATATCGGATTCAACAAGGCGGCGAACAGCGACGTCACCGCGACGCTGCGACAGGCGGTCGACCGGTTGAACGCACTGCCGCAGCAGCCCGCCTTCATCCTGCACACAGGCGACATCACCCAGCTCGCCAAGGCGAGCGAATTCGACACCGCGAGCGAAGTGCTGAAGGGAGCGCGCACCGAACGGATCATCTATGTGCCCGGCGAGCACGATGTCGCCGGAGATAATGGAGCAGCGTACCTGCAGCGCTACGGCCGGGGCACGCGCGGCGGCGGCTGGCAGAGCTTTGACCACAGCGGCGTCCATTTCGTGGGGCTGGTCAACGTGCTCAATCTCAAGGCCGGCGGCCTCGGCGCCCTCGGCGACGAACAACTCGCCTGGCTGCGGCGCGACCTCGCGGGAGTATCGGCGAGTACGCCGGTCGTGGTGTTCGCGCATATCCCCCTCTGGAATGTCTATCCAGAATGGGGATGGGGGACCGACGACTCCGCGGAGGCGCTGGCGTTGCTCAAGCGATTCGGGTCGGTGACGGTGCTCAACGGGCACATCCACCAGATCATGCAGAAGGTCGAGGGAAACGTCGCCTTCCATACCGCGATGTCGACGGCGTTCCCGCAGCCGGCGCCCGGCACCGCGCCCGGGCCCGGCCCGATGACCGTCGACGCCGGCCGGCTCACCAGCGTCCTCGGCATCGCCAACGTCACCTACATCCCGGGACGAACGCATCTCGCGGTCGTCGATCGGACGCTGTCGGGGGAGGCGCCGGCGTTCGATCTTGCCACCCGCGACGCGGCCAATGCCCAGCGCAGCGCGCGGAAGACGATCGCGCTGGGTGCGGGCGAGATCGGGATCGACAACTTCGCGTTCACACCGCCGGTGCTCCGTGTGAAGGCGGGAGATACCGTCACCTGGATCAATCAGGATGACGTCCCGCACCTGATCGTCAACGTCGAGAAGAAGTTCAATCCGTCAACAGTCCTCGATACCGACCAGCGCTACCGCACGGTGATCCGGTCGCCGGGGACGTACCACTATTACTGCTCGCTGCACCCGCGGATGACCGGGACGATCGTGGCCAGCTGA
- a CDS encoding sigma-70 family RNA polymerase sigma factor, protein MAATVIGAEAAGGRLEEFEAMVLPFLDDAYTLARHLTRHEFDAQDVVQEASLRAWRHFDGFRGGNPRVWLLTIVRHTAYTWLSRASHRATEALDDVGDDVIAAAAQADDALAVSEQRAVVSRALAQLPRESREIVVLRDIEDLSYQEIARVLGVPIGTVMSRLARARQRLRTILSGSER, encoded by the coding sequence ATGGCGGCAACCGTGATCGGGGCTGAAGCGGCGGGCGGTCGTCTCGAGGAATTCGAGGCGATGGTCCTCCCGTTCCTCGACGACGCCTACACCCTCGCGCGCCACCTCACTCGCCACGAGTTCGACGCGCAGGATGTGGTGCAGGAGGCATCGCTCCGCGCGTGGCGCCATTTCGACGGCTTCCGTGGCGGCAATCCGCGCGTCTGGCTCCTGACCATCGTCCGCCACACCGCATACACCTGGCTCTCGCGCGCGTCACATCGCGCCACCGAAGCGCTCGACGATGTCGGCGACGACGTGATCGCGGCCGCCGCCCAGGCCGACGACGCCCTCGCCGTGAGTGAACAGCGAGCCGTGGTGTCGCGCGCCCTGGCGCAACTTCCGCGAGAATCGCGTGAAATCGTCGTGCTCCGTGACATCGAGGATCTCTCGTATCAGGAGATCGCGCGTGTACTCGGCGTTCCGATCGGGACGGTGATGTCGCGCCTTGCGCGAGCGCGCCAGCGTCTGCGGACCATCCTCAGCGGATCGGAGCGATAG
- a CDS encoding anti-sigma factor yields the protein MRCDDVLPLLDGYIDGELSMPESESVASHLAVCSSCSTEYAARLESVSVTRGALQRDVAPDMLRSRVRASLREAAAPRAAPVVVESSRRRSLVANRWFPISIAALFCLVVGGGWLAAHRQSSEGAIVEEALESHVRSLIGEHLVDVPSSDQHTVKPWFAGKIDFSPQVPKLDSLGFVLVGGRLDYLHGRPVAAIVYQRRRHVINLYSWPETDAGPATPEQIDRNGYHLLHWGRDNTEYWAVSDVAPADLRAFEVAFEQAR from the coding sequence ATGCGATGCGACGACGTACTCCCTTTGCTCGACGGCTACATCGACGGTGAGCTGTCGATGCCAGAGTCGGAATCGGTTGCCTCGCATCTCGCCGTGTGTTCATCGTGCAGCACCGAGTACGCCGCGAGGCTCGAATCGGTGAGCGTGACCCGCGGCGCGTTGCAGAGGGATGTTGCGCCGGACATGCTTCGGTCACGGGTGCGCGCCTCGCTTCGCGAGGCCGCCGCACCGCGCGCCGCACCGGTTGTCGTCGAGTCGTCCCGGCGCCGATCGCTGGTCGCGAACCGCTGGTTCCCGATCAGCATCGCCGCGCTCTTCTGTCTGGTCGTCGGTGGCGGGTGGCTTGCCGCGCATCGACAGTCGAGCGAGGGCGCGATCGTCGAGGAAGCGCTGGAGAGTCACGTCCGATCGCTGATCGGCGAGCATCTCGTCGACGTGCCGTCGAGCGACCAGCACACCGTCAAGCCGTGGTTTGCCGGGAAGATCGATTTCTCGCCGCAGGTGCCGAAGCTCGACAGTCTCGGCTTTGTGCTTGTTGGTGGGCGTCTCGACTATCTGCACGGGCGACCGGTTGCCGCGATCGTCTACCAGCGCAGGCGTCACGTGATCAATCTCTACTCGTGGCCGGAGACGGATGCCGGTCCGGCAACGCCGGAGCAGATCGATCGCAACGGCTACCACTTGCTCCATTGGGGACGCGACAACACCGAGTACTGGGCGGTGTCGGATGTGGCGCCGGCAGATCTCAGGGCATTCGAGGTTGCGTTCGAACAGGCGCGGTGA
- a CDS encoding UdgX family uracil-DNA binding protein (This protein belongs to the uracil DNA glycosylase superfamily, members of which act in excision repair of DNA. However, it belongs more specifically to UdgX branch, whose founding member was found to bind uracil in DNA (where it does not belong), without cleaving it, appears to promote DNA repair by a pathway involving RecA, rather than base excision.), producing MSAEPFLPEHPSLTSVRKAMQACEGCPLYRRATQAVPGVGRAGAALLLVGEQPGNDEDLAGKPFVGPAGKRLDRALEEAGIDRTTVFVTNAVKHFKWAPAEGKRLHKKPSAREVNACRPWLTAEIALVHPQVVVALGATAARSLFGNQVRVTRDRGEPLETSLAPHGMATIHPSSILRQRTDADRRREHAAFVEDLRIAAALLRQ from the coding sequence GTGAGCGCCGAACCGTTTCTCCCGGAGCACCCGTCGCTGACCAGCGTCCGAAAGGCGATGCAGGCGTGCGAGGGGTGTCCGCTCTACCGCCGTGCGACGCAGGCCGTCCCGGGGGTTGGCCGAGCCGGTGCGGCGCTCCTGCTCGTCGGCGAGCAGCCCGGTAACGACGAGGATCTCGCCGGGAAACCGTTTGTCGGCCCCGCGGGAAAGCGGCTCGATCGTGCGCTCGAAGAGGCGGGGATCGACCGTACCACGGTCTTCGTCACCAACGCGGTGAAGCATTTCAAGTGGGCGCCGGCGGAGGGGAAGCGACTGCACAAGAAGCCGTCGGCGCGCGAAGTGAATGCCTGCCGTCCGTGGCTCACCGCCGAGATCGCCCTGGTCCATCCGCAGGTGGTGGTGGCACTTGGAGCGACGGCGGCACGGTCGCTCTTCGGCAATCAGGTCCGCGTGACGCGCGATCGCGGCGAGCCGCTTGAGACATCACTCGCGCCGCACGGGATGGCGACGATCCATCCATCGTCGATCCTGCGGCAGCGCACCGACGCAGATCGGCGGCGCGAACATGCGGCGTTCGTCGAGGATCTCAGGATCGCCGCCGCACTGTTGCGTCAGTGA
- a CDS encoding DUF6596 domain-containing protein: MELHEDLFRHEAGRMTAALTRLFGMQNLALAEDVVQDAFCRALELWPRRGVPPNPAAWLMTTARNRALDVIRQQRTASTFAPEIARLLDSEWTAAALVDEAFTPALIRDELLRMIFACCHPDLPESAQIALVLNILCGFGAPEIAAAFLERRSAIEKRITRGKKVLASTSRLTDLRAGDLAPRLAAVHRTLYLLFNEGYHGSSSRGVVRAQLCEEAIRLVTLLGEHEATAVPATFALGALMLLHAARLPARLDAAGDLIALWDQDRQRWDRDRIAQGRALLDRSASGTALSSYHVEAAIAAVHVGAASVAATDWRAIVELYDQLMVIAPSPVVALNRAVSLAERDGPPAGIAALQELDGDDRLAAYPFFPAARGELESRLGRTEAAARYFEEALRLARNDGERRFLERKLERLRS, encoded by the coding sequence GTGGAGCTGCACGAAGACCTCTTTCGGCACGAAGCGGGGAGGATGACGGCGGCGCTGACCCGCCTCTTCGGAATGCAGAACCTGGCGCTGGCAGAAGACGTGGTCCAGGACGCCTTCTGCCGCGCCCTCGAACTCTGGCCGCGCCGGGGCGTACCGCCCAATCCCGCGGCGTGGCTGATGACCACTGCTCGCAACCGCGCGCTCGACGTGATCCGGCAGCAACGCACCGCGAGCACCTTCGCACCGGAGATTGCCCGGCTCCTCGACAGTGAATGGACCGCGGCTGCGCTGGTCGACGAGGCGTTCACCCCGGCGCTGATTCGCGACGAACTGCTGCGAATGATTTTCGCCTGTTGCCACCCCGACCTTCCGGAATCGGCGCAGATCGCACTCGTCCTCAACATCCTCTGCGGTTTCGGCGCGCCGGAGATCGCCGCCGCCTTTCTCGAACGCCGATCCGCCATCGAAAAGAGGATCACCCGCGGGAAGAAGGTGCTCGCCTCGACATCGCGGCTCACCGATCTGCGTGCCGGCGATCTCGCACCGCGGCTCGCCGCGGTACATCGAACGCTCTACCTCCTGTTCAATGAGGGATACCACGGCTCGTCAAGTCGCGGTGTCGTTCGCGCGCAGCTGTGCGAAGAAGCGATCCGGCTCGTCACGCTCCTCGGCGAGCACGAGGCAACCGCGGTGCCGGCGACCTTTGCGCTCGGCGCGTTGATGCTGTTGCATGCGGCGCGGTTGCCGGCGCGTCTCGACGCGGCCGGTGATCTCATCGCACTCTGGGATCAGGACCGGCAGCGATGGGATCGCGATCGCATTGCACAGGGCCGGGCGCTGCTCGATCGATCGGCGAGCGGGACAGCGCTGTCATCGTATCACGTCGAAGCGGCGATCGCGGCGGTACATGTCGGCGCGGCATCGGTCGCGGCGACCGACTGGCGGGCGATCGTGGAGCTGTATGATCAGTTGATGGTGATCGCGCCGTCACCGGTGGTGGCGCTCAACCGCGCGGTGAGCCTCGCGGAGCGCGACGGACCGCCGGCGGGAATTGCCGCGTTGCAGGAACTCGACGGCGATGATCGACTCGCGGCGTATCCGTTCTTTCCGGCGGCGCGCGGCGAGCTGGAGTCGCGACTCGGGCGCACCGAGGCCGCAGCGCGGTATTTCGAGGAGGCGTTGCGACTGGCACGGAACGACGGCGAGCGAAGATTCCTGGAGCGAAAACTCGAGCGGCTGCGGAGCTGA